A genomic segment from Peptococcus niger encodes:
- a CDS encoding Mur ligase family protein, with translation MGKTLKSLAEVLQAAGLLLAQTGDGARLELSDIQYDSRRVTKGTLFLCKGAHFSPAYLTAAVDRGACAYLSDRPYPEAGADLPFLQVKDIRQALAVTANWFFDAPWRDLHMMGVTGTKGKSTTVTMVKAIFDAAAEESGAPLCGITSSVCNFDGVREEASKLTTPENIDLYRHLARAREAGLRHMVVEVSSQALKYHRVGGIRFDDAVFLNIAPDHIGPIEHPSFEDYFTSKLSIFDRADRAFVNQESDELPRIMAAARHCRQVVRFGLHEGDYIAEDLRADAKGLTFNLAFDGGIQAFHLPMHGRFNVENALAAIALAHKAGIPLTTCAKALAGIKMTGHMSYLQEAGITVVVDYAHNEISFRRVLETVRQDFPDAPIWLLFGAPGDKAESRRPGMGRVASLGADHIILTADDPATEEVAAINDSICRAFEKKVPVEKIEDRATAVRHAVQTAPEGAVVLLLGKGYETCQKIKGERVPYAGDEVVAKAALLARKV, from the coding sequence ATGGGAAAAACACTGAAGAGCTTGGCAGAAGTGCTCCAGGCGGCGGGCCTTTTGCTGGCACAAACAGGTGATGGCGCCCGGCTGGAGCTGTCGGACATCCAGTATGACTCGCGCCGCGTAACCAAAGGGACCTTATTTTTATGCAAGGGCGCCCACTTCTCACCGGCCTATCTGACCGCTGCCGTTGACCGGGGGGCCTGCGCTTATTTGAGTGATCGGCCTTACCCTGAGGCCGGGGCGGACCTTCCCTTTTTGCAGGTTAAGGATATTCGGCAGGCGCTGGCGGTGACCGCCAATTGGTTTTTTGATGCGCCTTGGCGGGACTTGCACATGATGGGCGTTACGGGAACAAAGGGCAAGAGCACCACGGTAACCATGGTCAAGGCCATCTTCGATGCGGCTGCCGAGGAAAGCGGGGCCCCCCTTTGCGGGATTACGTCATCGGTCTGTAATTTTGACGGCGTCCGGGAAGAGGCATCAAAGCTCACCACCCCTGAAAATATTGACCTGTACCGGCACTTGGCCAGAGCACGGGAGGCCGGATTGCGGCACATGGTGGTTGAGGTGTCCAGTCAAGCCTTGAAATATCACCGGGTTGGGGGCATTCGGTTTGATGATGCGGTTTTTTTGAACATTGCACCGGACCACATTGGCCCTATTGAACACCCGTCATTTGAGGATTATTTTACCAGCAAGCTCTCTATTTTTGACCGGGCAGACCGCGCCTTTGTGAACCAGGAAAGCGATGAATTGCCGCGAATTATGGCGGCTGCCCGCCATTGCCGGCAAGTGGTTCGCTTTGGCCTGCATGAAGGCGACTACATCGCAGAAGACCTTAGGGCCGATGCAAAGGGTTTGACCTTCAACCTTGCCTTTGATGGCGGCATCCAGGCCTTTCACCTGCCCATGCATGGGCGGTTCAATGTTGAAAACGCCCTGGCGGCCATTGCCTTGGCCCACAAGGCCGGCATCCCCCTGACTACTTGCGCCAAGGCCCTGGCGGGCATCAAGATGACCGGGCACATGAGTTACCTGCAGGAGGCTGGCATTACCGTGGTGGTGGATTATGCCCACAATGAAATCAGTTTCCGCCGGGTGCTGGAAACGGTTCGGCAGGATTTCCCTGACGCGCCGATCTGGCTGCTTTTTGGGGCGCCGGGCGATAAAGCAGAAAGCCGACGGCCGGGCATGGGGCGGGTGGCCAGCCTGGGGGCTGATCATATTATTTTAACGGCAGATGATCCGGCAACGGAGGAGGTCGCGGCCATTAACGACAGCATTTGCCGGGCCTTTGAAAAGAAGGTGCCGGTGGAAAAGATTGAAGACCGGGCCACAGCTGTTCGCCATGCCGTTCAGACGGCCCCGGAAGGCGCCGTGGTGCTCCTACTCGGCAAGGGCTATGAAACCTGTCAAAAGATTAAGGGTGAACGGGTGCCCTATGCCGGAGATGAAGTAGTGGCCAAGGCGGCCTTGCTGGCGCGTAAAGTTTAG
- the pta gene encoding phosphate acetyltransferase — MDIMQQLTDRIRGKNLSIVYPEGTDIRIIEAAARHAADAILKPILIGNPEEISRVAGSKNIGLADLEIIDPATYPEFDAMVDAFVERRKGKVPPEKARDMLKDETYFATMLVYLGKADGMVSGAAHSTADTIRPALQIVKTKPGVSRVAGAMVFVKGEERMLYSDIAVNITVDAQAMGEIAVESAKFARVFDIDPKVALLSFSSKGSAVSPESEKVAEATKIAQQIAPDLPIDGELQFDAALVESVGQSKAPGSKVAGHANVFIFPSLDAGNIGYKITQRLGGYEAYGPLLQGLAAPINDLSRGCSAEDAYQVAIITAAQALMD; from the coding sequence ATGGACATTATGCAGCAGCTAACGGATCGCATTCGGGGGAAGAACTTATCAATTGTTTACCCGGAAGGGACAGATATCCGCATTATTGAAGCAGCTGCGCGTCATGCGGCAGACGCTATTTTAAAACCGATTTTAATCGGTAATCCTGAAGAAATCAGCCGCGTTGCCGGGAGTAAGAACATCGGCTTGGCAGATTTGGAGATCATTGATCCTGCCACTTATCCTGAATTTGACGCCATGGTGGATGCCTTTGTTGAACGCCGCAAGGGCAAGGTGCCGCCGGAAAAAGCGCGCGACATGCTTAAGGATGAAACCTATTTCGCCACCATGCTTGTTTATCTTGGCAAGGCTGACGGGATGGTCAGCGGGGCTGCCCATTCAACGGCGGATACCATTCGCCCGGCCTTGCAGATTGTTAAAACAAAACCGGGTGTATCCCGTGTTGCCGGGGCCATGGTTTTCGTAAAAGGGGAAGAGCGGATGCTCTATTCCGATATTGCGGTCAACATCACCGTTGACGCTCAGGCCATGGGCGAAATTGCTGTGGAAAGTGCAAAATTTGCCCGGGTGTTTGACATTGACCCGAAGGTGGCCTTGTTGAGCTTTTCGTCAAAAGGGTCTGCCGTATCGCCGGAAAGCGAAAAGGTGGCGGAAGCTACGAAAATTGCCCAGCAGATTGCGCCGGACCTGCCCATTGACGGGGAATTGCAATTTGACGCCGCCTTGGTGGAATCGGTCGGACAAAGCAAGGCACCTGGCAGTAAAGTGGCAGGTCATGCCAATGTCTTTATTTTCCCGAGCTTAGATGCCGGCAACATCGGCTATAAAATTACCCAACGCTTGGGTGGCTATGAAGCCTATGGCCCCCTCCTGCAAGGCTTGGCTGCCCCGATCAATGATTTGTCCCGCGGTTGCTCTGCTGAAGATGCCTATCAAGTGGCGATTATTACTGCCGCTCAGGCATTGATGGACTAA
- a CDS encoding ABC transporter ATP-binding protein, with protein sequence MEILKVENLRKEYGEGNSKVVALDGVDLTIERGEFVAIVGPSGSGKSTLLHIIGGVDSPDDGKVYIDGNDISKYSSKELAYFRRRKVGLIYQFYNLIPNLTVRHNIELPLKLDKRKINQDEFSNIVKKLGIESKLDSFPSELSGGQQQRVAIARSLIYNPSIILADEPTGNLDRKNSKEIIEIFKYFNRTLKQTIILITHDEEIALQTNRIVTIVDGKIGGDKRNE encoded by the coding sequence ATGGAAATATTAAAAGTAGAAAACCTAAGAAAAGAATATGGAGAGGGAAACTCCAAGGTAGTGGCCCTAGATGGAGTTGACCTTACAATAGAAAGAGGAGAATTTGTTGCCATTGTCGGACCAAGTGGATCTGGTAAATCAACCCTTCTACATATCATAGGAGGAGTAGATAGTCCGGATGATGGTAAGGTTTATATAGATGGTAACGACATCTCAAAGTATTCTTCAAAAGAATTAGCCTACTTCAGGAGAAGGAAAGTCGGACTAATTTATCAATTTTATAATTTGATACCAAATTTAACAGTTCGTCACAATATAGAACTTCCATTAAAACTTGATAAAAGAAAAATAAATCAAGATGAATTTTCAAATATAGTAAAAAAACTTGGTATAGAAAGTAAACTTGACTCTTTTCCAAGTGAGTTATCAGGAGGCCAGCAGCAAAGAGTTGCCATAGCTAGAAGTCTTATCTATAATCCATCTATAATATTAGCGGATGAACCAACAGGTAATTTGGACAGGAAAAATTCTAAGGAAATTATAGAAATTTTTAAATACTTCAATAGAACCTTAAAACAAACAATTATATTAATCACCCATGACGAAGAAATAGCCCTACAAACAAATCGCATTGTTACAATAGTCGATGGAAAAATTGGGGGAGATAAAAGAAATGAATAA
- a CDS encoding 50S ribosomal protein L11 methyltransferase, giving the protein MSYIKVQYVLPTDAEWEAALLFFSEAFPEGFEQYDPRDILDRVGGDEWDAHEFSVADLWAERPTLTAYWPAEDRAGLADICRRWQAAGFSGDLTTEGYDLPPADAWQAQFRPIVVTDRLEICPHWCRPSGGCAVVVLTDPGIGFGTGTDETTQLALRLLDAADLAGKRVCDVGCGSGILAVTAKKYGAAEVLAVDNDDQAVAAAAHLAALNAVELKSQASDLLAQVPGRWDVLVANIVTDVLLRLLPTASAKLSPGGHLLLSGIHKDRLSDIRQAAEAAGFVETRALTGQDWCGLGLKKG; this is encoded by the coding sequence GTGTCTTACATCAAAGTGCAGTACGTCCTTCCGACCGATGCCGAATGGGAGGCGGCCTTGTTGTTTTTTAGCGAGGCCTTCCCGGAAGGGTTTGAACAGTACGATCCCAGAGATATTTTAGACCGGGTTGGCGGTGATGAGTGGGATGCCCATGAATTTTCCGTGGCGGACTTGTGGGCAGAACGGCCGACTTTGACCGCTTATTGGCCGGCGGAAGACCGGGCTGGCTTGGCGGATATTTGCCGCCGCTGGCAAGCGGCGGGCTTTAGCGGAGACTTGACGACGGAAGGGTATGACTTGCCGCCGGCCGATGCCTGGCAAGCCCAATTTAGGCCGATAGTCGTGACAGACCGGCTTGAAATTTGTCCCCATTGGTGCCGGCCTTCAGGCGGGTGTGCGGTTGTGGTTCTGACCGATCCGGGCATCGGCTTCGGTACCGGGACGGATGAAACGACGCAGCTGGCCTTACGGTTGTTGGATGCGGCGGATCTTGCCGGCAAGCGGGTTTGCGATGTGGGCTGCGGCTCAGGTATTTTGGCGGTGACGGCCAAGAAATACGGTGCGGCAGAGGTTCTGGCCGTGGACAACGACGACCAGGCGGTTGCTGCAGCGGCGCATTTGGCAGCGCTCAATGCGGTGGAGCTTAAGAGCCAAGCCAGCGATTTGCTGGCCCAGGTGCCGGGTCGCTGGGATGTGCTCGTTGCGAACATCGTTACAGATGTGCTGTTGCGGTTGCTGCCGACGGCATCGGCCAAGCTGTCGCCGGGAGGACACTTGCTCTTGTCCGGGATTCATAAAGACCGCTTGTCTGATATTCGTCAAGCGGCAGAGGCTGCCGGATTTGTGGAAACAAGGGCCTTGACCGGGCAAGACTGGTGCGGCCTGGGACTCAAGAAAGGATGA
- a CDS encoding ABC transporter permease has protein sequence MTADYGYYMASSFYHGEIKEELSNEDVEKLKSIEDIDLVGKMSLNPDNGKLNDDLIVINYQDRNVNEMREFSRLQEGRFAEKENEIVLSESLVNKHKLKLGDKVTLDIGKRKLDGKEIEPTSPNTDREKFEKGRSNYFTLVGVYGDVYNKYSRLNFALGLQDKMTSFKTFVKFNSFEEAYKHRDKIKSEINNALGKDVHLEFSESLMRYYGVENNPLQNIMSQAVNVLSVLGCIAIFVFFIKNIFWVWGLRKIRELSIYKSIGSTNGQIYLLLLKEGLITTAIPIILGHIAGFFFMYCLYKNITKGEGVSAFEVMKFNPLLSLAILFVSFTIVALAIKSPAKKISKINIIDGIRGNIDFSKSKKKRAKDFWKELKLNNLASIKSQRYISAIGIIIISVFIITIGISTYNRNFSHYDDGYNFSVDYFSEKNQVPKILKEIVDKIPNEKSYISKDKYVQVENTNEFSKEAKAAGLDEEARKNKKYKAEGMDGFIIALEEKDLKELGGKKGEFVLYNTIQEDSSIPIAKAKRIPYFENPQSFDIVFENDYKKMIKISKTITDLGKYKSRTMPFDVKVYTDFDTYFKLMEEAGDEKYTEYAYTLNMKVKDSDTKDVKEYVEAMIREQISPEDRFNITTGEEIAKNQYKDVKSFIKLVIGIASIIFVLNITNGYSSINLSLINRKKEIGSLYSCGMDVDELKSIYQKEFIGEQVKSFTISIMVSLGVMLVISLVVPDLRMSTLIKYYDYKSFLGFSLVVYGINLIIYHFSLKRILDRPTIDLIRTI, from the coding sequence ATGACGGCTGACTATGGTTATTACATGGCTTCAAGTTTTTATCATGGGGAGATTAAAGAAGAACTCTCAAATGAAGATGTTGAAAAACTAAAGTCCATTGAAGATATAGATTTGGTCGGAAAAATGTCTCTTAATCCTGACAATGGAAAATTAAATGATGATTTAATAGTCATTAACTATCAAGACAGAAATGTCAATGAAATGCGAGAATTTTCAAGACTTCAAGAAGGGCGATTTGCTGAAAAGGAAAATGAGATAGTTTTATCGGAAAGCCTTGTAAATAAACACAAACTTAAATTAGGCGATAAAGTAACCCTTGATATAGGCAAAAGAAAACTAGATGGAAAAGAGATCGAACCAACAAGTCCAAATACAGACAGAGAAAAATTTGAAAAAGGACGTTCTAACTATTTTACTTTAGTTGGAGTTTATGGAGATGTTTATAACAAATATAGCAGACTAAACTTTGCCTTAGGTCTGCAGGATAAAATGACTTCTTTTAAAACATTTGTAAAGTTTAATTCTTTTGAAGAAGCTTACAAACATAGAGATAAGATTAAAAGTGAAATTAATAATGCACTGGGAAAAGACGTTCACCTAGAATTTTCTGAAAGCCTTATGCGCTATTATGGAGTGGAAAACAATCCGTTACAAAATATAATGAGCCAAGCCGTTAATGTTTTATCGGTACTTGGGTGCATTGCAATCTTTGTGTTTTTTATAAAAAACATCTTTTGGGTTTGGGGCCTTAGGAAGATTAGAGAGCTTTCCATTTACAAGTCTATAGGATCTACCAATGGACAAATTTATCTCTTACTTCTAAAGGAAGGACTTATTACAACTGCAATTCCAATAATTTTAGGACATATTGCAGGATTTTTCTTTATGTATTGTTTGTATAAAAACATAACAAAAGGTGAAGGAGTAAGTGCCTTTGAAGTTATGAAATTTAATCCCTTATTAAGTTTGGCGATACTTTTCGTTTCTTTTACAATTGTGGCACTAGCTATTAAATCCCCTGCGAAAAAGATTTCTAAAATAAATATCATAGACGGCATAAGAGGGAATATAGATTTTTCAAAATCAAAGAAGAAGAGAGCCAAAGATTTTTGGAAGGAATTAAAACTCAACAACTTAGCTTCAATAAAATCACAGAGATATATTTCCGCCATAGGAATAATCATCATTTCGGTGTTTATAATCACTATTGGTATCTCAACATACAACAGAAATTTTTCTCATTACGATGATGGCTATAATTTTTCCGTGGATTATTTTAGTGAAAAGAATCAAGTCCCAAAAATATTAAAAGAAATTGTAGATAAAATTCCTAACGAGAAGTCGTATATTTCAAAAGATAAATATGTTCAAGTGGAAAACACTAACGAATTCTCAAAGGAAGCAAAGGCGGCTGGATTAGACGAGGAAGCTAGAAAGAATAAAAAATATAAGGCAGAGGGTATGGATGGATTTATCATCGCCTTGGAAGAAAAAGACTTAAAAGAACTTGGAGGAAAGAAGGGTGAATTTGTCCTATACAATACAATTCAAGAAGATTCTTCTATTCCAATAGCTAAGGCAAAGAGAATTCCATATTTTGAAAATCCACAGAGTTTTGATATTGTCTTTGAAAATGATTATAAGAAGATGATTAAAATTTCAAAGACAATAACAGATTTGGGAAAATATAAGTCGAGAACAATGCCTTTTGATGTAAAAGTTTATACAGATTTTGACACTTATTTTAAACTTATGGAAGAAGCAGGTGATGAGAAATATACAGAATATGCCTATACTTTAAACATGAAGGTAAAAGATTCGGATACTAAAGATGTAAAAGAATATGTAGAGGCCATGATCAGAGAACAAATTTCACCTGAAGATAGATTTAATATCACAACAGGTGAGGAAATCGCAAAAAATCAATATAAGGACGTAAAAAGTTTCATAAAACTTGTAATAGGAATAGCATCGATCATCTTTGTACTAAATATTACCAATGGTTACTCATCCATTAATTTAAGTCTCATAAACAGAAAAAAAGAAATCGGAAGCCTCTACTCTTGTGGGATGGATGTAGATGAGTTAAAGAGTATTTATCAAAAGGAGTTTATTGGAGAGCAGGTAAAGTCCTTTACAATTTCTATTATGGTGAGCTTAGGTGTTATGTTGGTAATATCATTAGTAGTCCCTGATTTAAGAATGAGTACTTTAATAAAATATTATGACTACAAAAGTTTCCTAGGATTTTCATTAGTCGTCTATGGTATTAACCTAATCATCTATCACTTCTCATTAAAGAGAATTTTAGACAGACCGACTATAGATTTAATTCGAACAATATAA
- a CDS encoding sensor histidine kinase, whose product MVYVFWIISLGLLYYFLESRKKNRINDLINLIENMKNQDYKIPMKQDDFSILEDKIYKLFLEIVEAKETTSKNSEKQIEYLEDIAHQIKTPITSMLFSIESLEMDFPDIDDIEILKRQLLRLNSLSDILLKLSSLDANKDLMKEEEICLDELVAYALDSLDFKRSTNVEVAESLKENCICGDFYWLAEAIINILKNADNRPTCDKIVVSSNKNPLYTNLTIEDNGGGIEKENMKKIFKRFYKTPDSNGFGIGLAMAKTIVEKNNGEISVSNIDAGARFEIKFYNVT is encoded by the coding sequence ATGGTATATGTATTTTGGATAATAAGTTTGGGACTTCTTTATTATTTTTTAGAATCAAGAAAGAAAAACAGGATAAATGACCTTATAAATCTGATAGAAAATATGAAAAATCAGGACTACAAAATCCCAATGAAACAAGATGATTTTTCAATTTTAGAGGATAAAATTTATAAGCTTTTTTTAGAAATAGTAGAAGCCAAGGAAACCACCAGCAAAAATAGCGAAAAGCAAATAGAATACCTAGAAGACATCGCTCATCAAATCAAAACTCCTATCACATCTATGCTTTTTTCCATAGAGAGTTTGGAGATGGACTTTCCGGATATTGATGATATAGAGATTTTAAAAAGACAACTCTTAAGATTAAACTCTTTATCAGATATTTTACTCAAACTATCAAGCCTGGATGCAAACAAAGATTTAATGAAAGAAGAAGAAATTTGTTTAGATGAATTAGTGGCTTATGCTTTAGATAGTTTAGACTTTAAGAGATCCACTAATGTAGAAGTAGCAGAAAGTTTAAAGGAAAATTGTATTTGTGGAGATTTTTATTGGCTGGCAGAAGCTATAATTAATATTCTTAAAAATGCTGATAATAGACCGACTTGTGATAAAATCGTGGTTTCATCAAACAAAAATCCCCTATATACAAACTTAACCATTGAAGACAATGGCGGAGGAATAGAAAAAGAGAATATGAAAAAAATTTTTAAACGCTTTTATAAAACGCCCGACTCAAATGGTTTTGGAATTGGCCTTGCTATGGCGAAGACAATTGTGGAAAAAAACAACGGAGAAATTTCTGTTTCAAATATTGATGCTGGAGCAAGATTTGAAATAAAATTTTACAATGTCACCTAG
- a CDS encoding response regulator transcription factor, with protein sequence MKSVLIIEDNKEIALQMEKYLVNNGYEVELASSFYEASYKMNVDMDVALLDINLPDKDGQHLIERLKDKDIRVIVTTVKNDEDFIIAALDQGADDYLTKPFSLAILRARIDAVLRTIPLSQDKIITYKDIKIDLNDSEVYFKNNQIELTPLEYEILVLFIKNPHRVYTRSQLLEMFWEDRDKFVNDNTLTSTIKRIREKLDREVITTVRGIGYRMD encoded by the coding sequence ATGAAGAGTGTTTTGATTATAGAGGATAACAAAGAAATTGCTTTGCAAATGGAAAAGTACTTGGTTAATAATGGTTATGAAGTAGAGCTTGCATCATCTTTTTACGAAGCAAGCTATAAGATGAATGTAGACATGGATGTGGCACTATTAGACATAAATCTACCAGATAAAGATGGTCAACATTTGATAGAAAGATTGAAAGATAAGGACATAAGAGTGATTGTAACAACAGTTAAAAATGACGAAGATTTTATAATTGCTGCCCTAGATCAAGGAGCAGATGATTACTTAACAAAGCCTTTTTCTCTTGCAATATTAAGGGCAAGAATTGATGCAGTTTTAAGGACAATACCTTTAAGTCAAGACAAAATAATTACTTACAAGGATATCAAAATAGATTTAAATGATTCAGAAGTTTATTTTAAAAATAATCAAATAGAGCTAACTCCACTCGAATATGAAATCCTAGTTTTATTTATTAAAAATCCCCACCGAGTTTATACCAGAAGTCAGCTGTTAGAAATGTTTTGGGAAGACAGGGATAAGTTTGTAAATGACAATACTCTTACATCAACTATTAAGAGAATCAGAGAAAAGCTTGATAGGGAAGTTATCACTACTGTCAGAGGAATTGGTTATAGGATGGATTGA